In Desulfomonilia bacterium, a single window of DNA contains:
- a CDS encoding UDP-glucose/GDP-mannose dehydrogenase family protein: MKICMIGSGYVGLVTGACLAEMGNDIICVDEDKKKIDLLEKGEIPIYEPGLKDMVIRNRDEGRLRFTLDLAEGVNSSLLCFICVGTPQDKDGSADLSYVLRVAKQIGEIMTEYKIIVDKSTVPVGTGDKVRDIIRTSLDSRGLSGVEFDVVSNPEFLKEGNAVQDFMRPDRVVIGTDNVRTATILKELYIPFVRTTNNPMLVMDIKSAELSKYAANAFLATKVSFINELSILCDKMGADISHVREGMGTDDRIGPRFLLAGPGFGGSCFPKDVQALIATSRSYDHVLEITEATWRANQRQMKYFADKILSYYPDPSKKTLAVWGLTFKPKTDDVRESPALYVIEMLLEKGMKVRAFDPKGIENTKKIFEDKIFYAKDAYNALEGADGLAIITEWNMFKSPDFDRIKETLKTPVIFDGRNLFDPKEIKDKGFEYFGIGRG; encoded by the coding sequence ATGAAAATCTGCATGATCGGATCAGGATATGTCGGTCTCGTAACAGGCGCCTGCCTTGCCGAAATGGGAAACGATATAATCTGTGTTGATGAGGACAAGAAAAAGATAGATCTGCTGGAAAAGGGCGAAATCCCGATATATGAACCCGGCCTTAAAGACATGGTCATAAGGAACAGGGATGAAGGCAGGCTTAGATTCACTCTTGACCTCGCTGAAGGCGTCAACAGCAGCCTTTTGTGCTTTATCTGCGTGGGCACCCCGCAGGATAAGGATGGTTCGGCAGATCTTTCTTATGTGCTGCGCGTGGCAAAGCAGATAGGTGAAATCATGACCGAGTATAAGATAATAGTGGACAAATCTACCGTGCCAGTCGGTACCGGGGACAAGGTCAGGGACATAATCAGGACAAGCCTTGACAGCAGGGGTTTGAGTGGTGTCGAGTTTGACGTTGTTTCAAACCCCGAGTTTCTGAAAGAAGGCAACGCCGTGCAGGATTTCATGAGGCCTGACCGTGTTGTGATTGGGACCGACAATGTAAGGACGGCGACAATATTAAAAGAGCTTTATATTCCGTTTGTCAGAACGACAAACAATCCCATGCTTGTAATGGATATTAAGAGCGCCGAACTCTCCAAGTATGCGGCAAACGCCTTTCTTGCAACAAAGGTGTCATTCATAAACGAGCTTTCGATACTTTGCGATAAAATGGGTGCCGACATATCTCATGTCAGGGAAGGCATGGGTACCGATGACCGGATAGGACCCAGATTTCTGCTGGCAGGCCCGGGATTCGGCGGCTCCTGCTTCCCCAAGGACGTTCAGGCCCTTATCGCCACATCACGCAGTTATGACCATGTTCTTGAAATAACGGAGGCGACATGGCGTGCAAACCAGCGCCAGATGAAATATTTTGCAGACAAGATACTTTCATACTACCCTGACCCATCCAAAAAAACACTTGCTGTCTGGGGGCTTACCTTCAAGCCGAAGACCGATGATGTCCGTGAATCCCCTGCCCTGTATGTTATAGAAATGCTTCTTGAAAAGGGGATGAAAGTAAGGGCATTTGATCCCAAGGGCATTGAAAATACAAAAAAGATATTCGAAGATAAAATATTCTATGCGAAAGATGCATACAATGCGCTCGAAGGGGCCGACGGACTGGCAATCATAACGGAATGGAACATGTTCAAGAGCCCTGACTTTGACAGAATTAAAGAAACCCTTAAGACCCCTGTAATCTTTGACGGCAGAAACCTCTTCGATCCTAAAGAGATCAAGGATAAGGGATTTGAATATTTCGGGATAGGACGCGGTTAA
- a CDS encoding phenylacetate--CoA ligase: protein MYWDKKAETMPRAELEELQLKRLKETVKAASNSPFYQDKGLSDIKINTLEDISRLPFTVKQDLRDSYPYRMLSVPLEKVVRLHSSSGTTGIPTVVYHSKTDIDLWAELVARCMYMAGVRNKDVFLNMIGYGLFTGGLGFHYGAEKIGCLTIPSGPGNTKRQLKFMKDYGVTAIHVIPSYALHLADTLEKNGVDPKKDFPYLKFAFAGAEPYSEETRKKIEDFFGIDCFNSYGLSEMCGPGVAFECPYKSGMHIWEDSFYVEILDPVTLEPVKTGETGELVLTPLTHEAMPILRYRTKDLTSIVEGQCECGRIHRRISRITGRSDDMIILKGVNIFPVQIEEVLIGIEGVRRNYQIILMNKGHNDHMIVKVEVDQAFFEGNKVVLASLRNRIVRELHDEILLTPEVELCEPDSLPYNEVGKAVRVIDNRSI from the coding sequence GTGTACTGGGACAAAAAAGCCGAAACCATGCCGAGAGCAGAACTTGAAGAGCTTCAACTGAAGAGACTGAAAGAAACAGTTAAGGCGGCATCAAATTCACCATTTTATCAGGACAAGGGCCTGTCGGATATAAAAATAAATACACTGGAAGACATTTCAAGGCTTCCATTTACCGTGAAGCAGGATTTGAGGGATTCCTACCCGTACAGAATGCTTTCCGTGCCTCTTGAGAAAGTGGTGAGACTCCATTCTTCATCGGGCACCACGGGAATTCCCACAGTCGTCTATCACAGCAAGACCGACATTGATTTATGGGCGGAGCTTGTTGCTAGGTGTATGTATATGGCAGGTGTACGCAATAAAGATGTCTTTCTGAACATGATCGGATACGGCCTTTTTACAGGGGGATTGGGTTTCCATTACGGAGCGGAAAAAATAGGCTGCCTTACAATTCCTTCGGGGCCGGGCAATACGAAGCGCCAGCTAAAATTCATGAAAGATTACGGTGTAACTGCAATTCATGTCATTCCAAGCTACGCGCTGCACCTTGCCGATACCCTTGAAAAGAATGGTGTCGATCCGAAAAAGGACTTTCCATATCTGAAATTTGCATTTGCCGGTGCGGAACCATACTCGGAAGAGACAAGAAAAAAGATCGAGGACTTTTTCGGCATAGATTGCTTCAATTCTTACGGGCTCTCTGAAATGTGCGGTCCCGGAGTCGCTTTCGAATGCCCGTATAAGAGCGGCATGCATATCTGGGAAGACTCGTTTTATGTCGAGATACTGGATCCTGTTACTCTCGAACCGGTCAAGACCGGTGAAACTGGTGAACTTGTGCTTACGCCGCTGACGCACGAGGCGATGCCTATTTTAAGATACCGTACAAAAGATCTGACAAGTATTGTTGAAGGTCAATGCGAATGCGGAAGGATACACCGCAGAATCAGTCGAATAACAGGAAGATCGGATGATATGATCATATTGAAGGGCGTCAATATCTTCCCTGTACAGATAGAAGAAGTGCTTATAGGCATCGAAGGGGTCAGGCGGAATTATCAGATTATCCTTATGAATAAAGGCCACAATGACCACATGATAGTAAAGGTTGAAGTGGATCAGGCTTTCTTTGAGGGCAACAAGGTGGTTCTGGCCTCATTAAGAAACAGGATTGTAAGGGAACTGCATGATGAGATACTGCTGACACCCGAAGTCGAACTCTGCGAACCCGACAGTCTGCCTTATAATGAAGTTGGCAAGGCGGTCCGTGTGATTGATAACAGGAGTATATAA
- a CDS encoding prepilin-type N-terminal cleavage/methylation domain-containing protein yields MSKGMTLIEFIIVLLLGSLILLSVSSLYIAVAWAYGSQRSDWICMQSLRTAMHILDRDIEECAYLLPRDLKVVFSGDKLFIAGLTATNDNKGLSINSSYAPPYYSTVSSVNKDSIVLDTLDIDTDGKPDYIAGQGIISDSGAYEIMNNYSRGNTPIPLKGGTPKAGDRTVPAVLYQVTGEGLYRNNQLISENITGLSVEHSGGEIKIIMRARRNETAKEISFNYSLGE; encoded by the coding sequence ATGTCCAAAGGAATGACTCTGATAGAGTTCATTATCGTTTTGCTGCTGGGATCGCTGATATTGCTTTCGGTTTCAAGCTTATATATTGCCGTGGCATGGGCTTATGGTTCACAGAGATCTGACTGGATATGCATGCAGTCATTAAGAACTGCAATGCATATACTTGACAGGGATATTGAGGAATGCGCCTACCTGCTTCCCCGTGATCTGAAAGTTGTATTCAGCGGCGATAAATTGTTTATTGCCGGACTTACTGCAACTAATGATAACAAGGGTCTTTCAATAAATTCATCATATGCTCCGCCATATTATTCAACCGTATCATCAGTAAATAAAGATTCAATAGTGCTGGATACATTGGATATTGATACAGACGGTAAGCCTGATTACATTGCCGGCCAGGGAATTATAAGCGACAGCGGAGCTTATGAAATCATGAACAATTATTCAAGGGGAAACACCCCGATACCTCTTAAAGGAGGAACTCCGAAAGCCGGCGACAGGACAGTACCTGCAGTTTTGTATCAGGTTACGGGAGAGGGTCTTTACAGGAACAATCAGCTTATATCGGAAAATATCACAGGACTTTCAGTAGAACACTCAGGCGGTGAAATTAAAATAATTATGAGGGCAAGAAGAAATGAGACAGCAAAAGAGATCAGCTTTAATTACAGCCTCGGAGAATGA
- a CDS encoding PQQ-binding-like beta-propeller repeat protein gives MRQQKRSALITASENEGWVLVYTLVFLILILSISASAYAVARFRLATGAGFEHILEGSGIEDSGCTINHYRLPAPEGWDHMVFKTDIIEKKYGSGKNEYYWQSEKANNSCHMKEDIKLTCSRPYILFLVQDSESLMQASGSDYDESTVYFKNKKGEISISDFIIKDGDYVNTGDGTYFKGSYGNSHFKAPASDLSGCSGSMPISTLYMQVMREIAGSVSISEAALASVTKGITVPFGEERDKLIKMLNKISFNDDKARLAKSLYGIVEKFPEECATTRHIVFLTDGLARDDGDIPLWLRDYDGDLNSGDTHISGAGSHCLDDVSCYSASKNIFVHILGPQTDFLEAVVLKGKGKYMPGVNDLITETPFTGTMPLERKDKTVFLENRFGRLNPSWVNRNGSKYYRISSTGELIQSQAFDYPGPAESVYNEGDNLYVSTSGNSISLIDLASGSLIWSVKGPGGRIRSTGGHVVAGPSSDGSLFCFRNTPELAWKSNADLFDVSENMVFLAKNNNVQALELSSGNKLFSVSLGEKITTINYDPNESLVYAGTSHGKIFILTPELITRYVIAAGVTDEILDVHSYTFRKSLFLCGCTKDTVFCTNMQKPLWSQKIENPEIIRMLIMDGRVYLVHFSEGSPCGGIDTGYSYLSIYEAGTGKFISKEIICSGRSFGPLIDTKNRKLVFSSYDMKIYEHDYSGLHGAKTCFLGTRLRGKEI, from the coding sequence ATGAGACAGCAAAAGAGATCAGCTTTAATTACAGCCTCGGAGAATGAAGGCTGGGTTCTTGTTTATACCCTTGTCTTCCTGATTCTGATCCTGTCGATATCGGCATCGGCTTATGCGGTTGCAAGGTTCAGACTGGCAACAGGGGCAGGATTTGAACATATTCTCGAAGGTTCCGGGATTGAAGACAGCGGGTGCACAATAAATCATTACAGACTGCCCGCGCCTGAAGGATGGGACCACATGGTTTTCAAGACAGATATCATTGAAAAGAAATATGGAAGCGGAAAGAATGAATATTACTGGCAATCTGAAAAGGCAAACAATAGTTGTCACATGAAAGAAGATATAAAACTTACATGCAGCAGACCCTACATTCTCTTTCTTGTACAGGACTCTGAAAGTCTTATGCAGGCCAGTGGAAGCGACTATGATGAGAGCACGGTTTATTTTAAGAACAAGAAAGGGGAAATTTCCATTTCAGACTTCATTATTAAAGATGGAGATTATGTAAACACCGGTGATGGTACATATTTCAAGGGTTCATATGGAAACTCACACTTTAAGGCGCCTGCCTCAGATTTGAGCGGATGCTCAGGTTCAATGCCGATTTCGACGCTTTATATGCAGGTCATGCGGGAAATTGCGGGTTCAGTAAGCATTTCAGAGGCGGCTCTTGCATCGGTTACAAAAGGGATAACCGTACCCTTCGGGGAGGAAAGAGACAAACTTATCAAGATGCTGAACAAGATCAGTTTCAATGATGACAAGGCGAGACTTGCGAAATCTCTTTACGGGATTGTCGAAAAGTTTCCTGAAGAATGCGCAACAACAAGGCATATAGTTTTTTTAACCGACGGTCTGGCCAGGGATGACGGAGATATTCCGCTCTGGCTGAGAGATTATGACGGGGATCTGAATTCCGGTGATACACATATTTCAGGAGCGGGTTCTCACTGTCTTGATGATGTTAGCTGTTATTCGGCATCCAAGAATATTTTCGTGCATATACTGGGGCCTCAAACCGATTTCCTTGAAGCAGTGGTTCTCAAAGGAAAAGGCAAATATATGCCCGGTGTGAATGACCTTATTACGGAAACACCTTTTACCGGTACCATGCCGCTTGAAAGAAAAGACAAAACGGTGTTTCTTGAAAACAGGTTCGGCCGTTTAAATCCGTCATGGGTTAACAGAAATGGATCAAAATATTACAGGATCAGTTCAACCGGTGAGTTAATCCAGTCCCAGGCCTTTGATTATCCCGGACCGGCGGAATCCGTATATAACGAGGGAGATAACCTCTATGTCTCAACCTCAGGAAATTCAATAAGTCTGATAGACCTGGCATCAGGCAGTCTTATATGGTCTGTCAAGGGTCCGGGAGGCCGGATAAGAAGTACCGGTGGACATGTAGTGGCAGGACCTTCTTCCGATGGCAGCCTGTTCTGCTTTAGAAACACACCGGAGTTGGCCTGGAAATCAAATGCGGATTTGTTCGACGTTTCAGAAAATATGGTATTTCTTGCAAAAAACAATAATGTGCAAGCCTTGGAACTTTCTTCAGGCAACAAGTTGTTCAGCGTGAGCCTTGGCGAAAAGATCACAACCATCAATTATGATCCTAATGAATCACTGGTTTATGCAGGGACATCACACGGAAAAATATTCATACTGACTCCTGAACTGATTACCAGATACGTAATAGCAGCCGGGGTAACGGATGAAATCCTTGATGTCCACTCATATACATTCAGAAAATCCCTTTTCCTATGCGGCTGTACGAAGGATACGGTTTTCTGTACGAATATGCAGAAGCCTTTATGGTCACAAAAAATCGAGAACCCTGAAATTATCCGGATGCTGATAATGGATGGCAGGGTTTATTTAGTCCATTTTTCAGAAGGAAGTCCCTGTGGAGGAATAGATACCGGATATTCGTATCTGAGCATATATGAAGCGGGAACCGGAAAATTCATATCAAAAGAAATTATCTGCAGCGGAAGGTCGTTTGGCCCTCTTATAGACACAAAGAACAGGAAGCTGGTTTTCTCGAGCTATGACATGAAAATATATGAGCACGATTATTCAGGTTTGCATGGTGCTAAAACATGCTTCCTCGGTACAAGATTGCGCGGAAAGGAAATATAA
- a CDS encoding sigma-54 dependent transcriptional regulator yields MNPEIIILDDEPNIVEVLITRLETKGYNVKGFTKPDSALEAIKNGNACVLLTDMKMPEKDGITVLNEAKELDPDIEVIILTAHGTISSAVEAMKQGAYDYILKPFNPAELIAKLNRALDKQELKQRVRALEKKVELSSDSPIYAVSHSMNHVVRLAKQVSSTDATVLITGESGTGKELIARLIHSESKRAARNFVIMDCGATPSGLIESEMFGYVKGAFTGAIKDKTGIIEEADKGTLFLDEIGNISPELQNRLLRVIEYGEFRRVGDVTQKHSDIRVIAATNADLMSLVKSGSFREDLYYRLKVINIDIPPLRERTEDIPGLVQIFVNEFSQKTGKHILGISKDALEIMKKHHWPGNVRELKNTVQSAVVLCSNDIITRDDLLISGICEPEEVFDDSLNKLEETEKDMVIDALKKSRWVQNEAAKTLGISRRVMHYKIKKYNININEKTV; encoded by the coding sequence ATGAACCCTGAAATCATCATACTGGATGATGAACCAAATATTGTTGAGGTACTGATTACCCGTCTCGAGACCAAGGGTTATAATGTGAAGGGTTTTACCAAACCGGACAGCGCACTCGAAGCGATTAAAAACGGCAATGCCTGCGTGCTGCTGACTGATATGAAGATGCCGGAGAAAGACGGTATTACCGTCCTTAACGAGGCCAAGGAACTGGATCCTGACATCGAGGTGATCATACTTACAGCCCACGGCACAATTTCCAGCGCGGTTGAAGCAATGAAACAGGGTGCATACGATTATATTCTCAAGCCTTTCAACCCTGCAGAACTTATTGCCAAACTGAACAGAGCTCTTGATAAACAGGAACTTAAACAGAGGGTTCGTGCGCTGGAAAAAAAAGTGGAGCTCTCGTCCGACAGTCCGATATATGCGGTCAGCCATTCAATGAACCATGTCGTACGCCTCGCAAAACAGGTAAGTTCAACCGATGCCACGGTGCTTATCACAGGTGAATCAGGGACAGGCAAAGAGCTTATTGCAAGGCTTATCCACAGCGAGAGCAAACGTGCAGCCAGAAACTTCGTAATCATGGACTGCGGGGCGACACCTTCAGGGCTTATCGAATCCGAGATGTTCGGTTATGTCAAGGGTGCTTTCACCGGCGCAATAAAAGACAAGACAGGAATTATCGAAGAGGCGGACAAAGGGACGCTGTTCCTTGACGAGATAGGTAACATATCTCCCGAACTCCAGAACAGGCTGCTAAGGGTTATCGAGTATGGAGAGTTCCGCCGTGTAGGCGATGTCACTCAGAAACATTCGGATATCAGGGTTATCGCCGCCACAAATGCAGACCTGATGTCGCTTGTAAAAAGCGGCTCTTTCAGGGAAGATCTTTACTACAGACTCAAAGTCATTAATATCGACATTCCCCCTCTAAGAGAAAGGACTGAGGATATACCGGGTCTGGTCCAGATATTTGTCAATGAGTTTTCCCAGAAAACCGGCAAACATATCCTCGGCATATCAAAGGACGCACTTGAGATCATGAAAAAACATCACTGGCCTGGAAACGTCAGGGAGCTCAAAAACACGGTACAATCGGCAGTTGTTCTGTGCAGCAACGACATCATCACCAGAGACGACCTTCTCATTTCAGGAATCTGCGAACCTGAAGAAGTGTTTGACGATAGCCTTAACAAGCTGGAGGAGACGGAAAAGGATATGGTCATTGACGCCTTGAAAAAGTCCAGATGGGTTCAGAACGAAGCGGCAAAAACACTGGGCATATCAAGGCGCGTAATGCATTACAAGATCAAGAAGTACAACATTAATATAAACGAAAAAACAGTCTGA